The Chiroxiphia lanceolata isolate bChiLan1 chromosome 4, bChiLan1.pri, whole genome shotgun sequence genome contains a region encoding:
- the FGF2 gene encoding fibroblast growth factor 2: MAGAAAGGIATLPDDGGGGAFPPGHFKDPKRLYCKNGGFFLRINPDGKVDGVREKSDPHIKLQLQAEERGVVSIKGVIANRFLAMKEDGRLLALKYATEECFFFERLESNNYNTYRSRKYSDWYVALKRTGQYKPGPKTGPGQKAILFLPMSAKS, encoded by the exons atggccggggcggcggcggggggcaTCGCCACCCTGCCCGAcgacggcggcggcggcgccttCCCCCCCGGGCACTTCAAGGACCCCAAGCGCCTCTACTGCAAGAACGGCGGCTTCTTCCTGCGCATCAACCCCGACGGGAAGGTCGACGGCGTCCGCGAGAAGAGCGACCCGCACA TCAAACTGCAGCTTCAAGCGGAAGAAAGAGGAGTGGTGTCGATCAAAGGTGTGATTGCAAATCGCTTCCTGGCCATGAAGGAGGATGGCAGATTGCTGGCCTTG AAATATGCAACAGAAGAATGTTTCTTCTTTGAGCGTTTGGAATCTAATAACTATAACACTTACCGATCACGGAAATACTCCGACTGGTACGTGGCACTGAAAAGAACTGGACAGTACAAACCTGGACCAAAAACTGGACCTGGACAGAAAGCtatcctttttcttcccatgtCTGCCAAAAGCTGA